One window from the genome of Ammospiza nelsoni isolate bAmmNel1 chromosome 16, bAmmNel1.pri, whole genome shotgun sequence encodes:
- the RPS14 gene encoding small ribosomal subunit protein uS11, with amino-acid sequence MAPRKGKEKKEEQVISLGPQVAEGENVFGVCHIFASFNDTFVHVTDLSGKETICRVTGGMKVKADRDESSPYAAMLAAQDVAQRCKELGITALHIKLRATGGNRTKTPGPGAQSALRALARSGMKIGRIEDVTPIPSDSTRRKGGRRGRRL; translated from the exons ATGGCACCTCGCAAGggcaaggagaagaaggaagagcagGTCATCAGCTTGGGACCCCAGGTTGCTGAAGGAGAGAATGTGTTTGGCGTCTGCCACATCTTTGCCTCTTTCAATGACACCTTCGTCCATGTGACTGATCTGTCTGGCAA GGAAACCATCTGCCGTGTGACCGGTGGGATGAAGGTGAAGGCAGACAGAGATGAGTCCTCTCCCTACGCAGCCATGCTGGCAGCCCAGGACGTTGCCCAGAGGTGCAAGGAGCTGGGCATCACTGCCCTGCACATCAAGCTGCGTGCAACTGGGGGCAACAG GACCAAGACTCCTGGACCCGGTGCTCAGTCAGCCCTGAGAGCTCTGGCCCGCTCTGGAATGAAGATTGGCCGCATTg AGGATGTCACCCCCATCCCCTCCGACAGCACTCGCAGGAAGGGCGGTCGCCGTGGACGTCGTCTGTAA
- the CD74 gene encoding HLA class II histocompatibility antigen gamma chain isoform X1, which translates to MAEEQRDLISDRASGVLSVGDTQRAALGRKAAFSTLSILVALLIAGQAVTVYYVYQQSGQISKLTKTSQNLQLEALQRKLPGNAMPVNKMKMAKANTPLVMNVLHPASFEDLSFKAPASNKTEDIVKHLLLQGDPSRKFPELKDNLMDNLKHLRSTMNHMDWKSFESWMHKWLLFLMANNPQAEDRKTIPAEKVLTKCQAEAAFGSDLLGHFRPQCDENGDYLPKQCLPSAGYCWCCYKNGTKIEGTATRGKLDCPGTAAPSGAAGTPDPEEMIFSGVDMLKLTPSKEA; encoded by the exons atggctgaggagcagagggacCTCATCTCTGACCGCGCCAGCGGTGTGCTCAGCGTTGGGGACACCCAGAG GGCTGCGCTGGGGCGCAAAGCCGCCTTCTCCACGCTCTCCATCCTGGTGGCGCTGCTCATCGCCGGCCAGGCTGTCACCGTCTACTACGTGTACCAGCAGAGCGGGCAGATCAGCAAGCTGACCAAGACCTCCCAGAACCTGCAGctggaggctctgcagaggaagcTGCCTGGCA ATGCCATGCCAGTGAATAAGATGAAGATGGCCAAGGCAAACACACCTCTGGTGATGAATGTCCTGCATCCCGCATCCTTTGAAGACCTCTCG TTCAAGGCTCCTGCTAGCAACAAAACCGAGGACATTGTGAAGCACCTGCTGCTG CAAGGAGACCCCAGCAGGAAGTTCCCAGAGCTGAAGGACAACCTGATGGACAACTTGAAGCACCTGAGAAGCACCATGAATCATATGGACTGGAAG TCCTTCGAGTCCTGGATGCACAAGTGGCTGCTGTTCCTGATGGCCAACAACCCCCAGGCTGAGGACCGCAAGACAATCCCAGCAGAGAAAG TGCTAACTAAGTGCCAAGCAGAGGCAGCTTTTGGGAGTGATCTGCTGGGCCACTTCCGCCCCCAGTGCGATGAGAACGGCGACTACCTGCCCAAGCAGTGCCTCCCCTCCGCTGGCTACTGCTGGTGCTGCTACAAAAATGGCACCAAGATTGAGGGCACTGCCACTCGGGGAAAGCTGGACTGCCCTG gcactgctgctcccagtggtgctgctggcaccccagACCCAGAAGAGATGATCTTCTCTGGGGTGGACATGCTTAAGCTGACCCCAAGCAAAG AAGCGTAG
- the CD74 gene encoding HLA class II histocompatibility antigen gamma chain isoform X2, with protein MAEEQRDLISDRASGVLSVGDTQRAALGRKAAFSTLSILVALLIAGQAVTVYYVYQQSGQISKLTKTSQNLQLEALQRKLPGNAMPVNKMKMAKANTPLVMNVLHPASFEDLSFKAPASNKTEDIVKHLLLQGDPSRKFPELKDNLMDNLKHLRSTMNHMDWKSFESWMHKWLLFLMANNPQAEDRKTIPAEKGTAAPSGAAGTPDPEEMIFSGVDMLKLTPSKEA; from the exons atggctgaggagcagagggacCTCATCTCTGACCGCGCCAGCGGTGTGCTCAGCGTTGGGGACACCCAGAG GGCTGCGCTGGGGCGCAAAGCCGCCTTCTCCACGCTCTCCATCCTGGTGGCGCTGCTCATCGCCGGCCAGGCTGTCACCGTCTACTACGTGTACCAGCAGAGCGGGCAGATCAGCAAGCTGACCAAGACCTCCCAGAACCTGCAGctggaggctctgcagaggaagcTGCCTGGCA ATGCCATGCCAGTGAATAAGATGAAGATGGCCAAGGCAAACACACCTCTGGTGATGAATGTCCTGCATCCCGCATCCTTTGAAGACCTCTCG TTCAAGGCTCCTGCTAGCAACAAAACCGAGGACATTGTGAAGCACCTGCTGCTG CAAGGAGACCCCAGCAGGAAGTTCCCAGAGCTGAAGGACAACCTGATGGACAACTTGAAGCACCTGAGAAGCACCATGAATCATATGGACTGGAAG TCCTTCGAGTCCTGGATGCACAAGTGGCTGCTGTTCCTGATGGCCAACAACCCCCAGGCTGAGGACCGCAAGACAATCCCAGCAGAGAAAG gcactgctgctcccagtggtgctgctggcaccccagACCCAGAAGAGATGATCTTCTCTGGGGTGGACATGCTTAAGCTGACCCCAAGCAAAG AAGCGTAG